The genomic segment CTCCTTTATATCTACATTCTCTACTCACCAGATTGGCATTATCGGAGCACAATGCCCACTTTCTTGTTCCTTTACGGCGTGGTCTTTGCTGTAGCACATTCAGTAATTCATTTCGACATCGCTTTTAAGCTGCACTATGGACTGCTTTGCTTTCTTTGCATTCCTAGGATGTACAAGTATTATATTTACACACAAGACAGATCAGCTAAACGACTTGCTAAGTTGTATGTCATCACTTTGCTGCTTGGGACTCTATGCTGGCTGATTGACCGTCTTTTATGCAAGAAAATCACAAGCTGGTACTTCAATCCTCAGGGCCACGCAATGTGGCATGTTTTAATGGGTTTCAACTCATACTTTGCCAATACGTTTCTGATGTTCTGCCGTGCTCAACAACGGGAATGGAACCCGAAAGTAATGCACTTTTTCGGAATTTTTCCCTATGTGAAGATTGAAAAACCAAAGTCCCAGTAGAACCTACAACTCATTCGAACCATGCCTCACACGTGGGAGTCGGTACGAGCATGTTACTTGCTGTCTAGCAAACGCTAGTAGTCACAACTCATTTTTGTCCTTGTCTTTCATCCATTTGAAAATTGCAATTTAAATTACTTAGTAGGGAGTAAGTTTGGTTGATTTGTTTAGATTTTGACATTATAGCATTTCGGTGATGTaccatatttattaaatatCTCATAATAGATTAAACTACATATGATTTATTGATGTCTAAAAATGTTATTTGTGACCACATGTAGATATTGTTTTGTGTGTACCTCGCGGAGTAAAGACTAAAGAGcaacttttctttctttttagtCGGGTGAAACGTAAAGATGGAAAGATTATTCCTTCATAAATCTCAAATTCACTGCTATCGTACTTAGAAACGATTGTGTCAAAAACAATTATGATTAATAGATACAATGATTTTAATGTGCACTTGGATGGTAATATTTGAATATGAGAGAAGATTTTACTTGTAAAATCAGGATGGAGGAACTTCGGCCAAACCCAATCtaccaataaataaaaaaaatatgtatatataatatattatgaggaaaataaacaagtaacaaaaataatgaaaaatgaaaaagCAAAAATCCGACCTGCCGGATTCGAACCAGCGACCTAAGGATTACAGCACCACTACAGTCCTCCGCTCTACCAACTGAGCTAAGGTCGGTATGAACAAAATGGCATACTCATTACAATATATACAATTACTAATAGTAAATTACAGAGTTTTTGGTTGATAACTTATTTTCAAATACCTATTACATCCATATTGCGTACCTAATTGCTGTATGAATCCTTGCAGGTCTAAAATATTTCTACAAAATTAAATGTAAAATTAATTTTCTcaaaataattatcaaatacTGATTGTGTGTCTCATCTCATGAGCCATTTTATCAAGTATTCCACCAAAATATTGAGATAGTCATCCTTTTCGAAAAATCAAGAGGTGAAATTACTTATAGAAAGTTTTCTCTAAGTTCTCATGATGAACATAGACCAATTTGTTGTATAACGTAATACGGTGAATCTCAGCATATCACAAAAATTTTAGCATAATTATCACATAAGCTAGAAAGGCAAAACTATATTTGAATattcaaaatcatatcaataagaaaaACTTAATCTTgagaaataaatttaataaagaaaTTATATTTCTCTTCATTTTCCACGAGGCTCCTGTTGTTGAGGATGTTGGAACAACTTGTTTTTAGTCATCAGGTATTATTATCCTGCATTCCCCCCA from the Primulina eburnea isolate SZY01 chromosome 3, ASM2296580v1, whole genome shotgun sequence genome contains:
- the LOC140827780 gene encoding alkaline ceramidase-like — encoded protein: MTGGVSSFWGPVTSTHEWCEPNYTYSSYIAEYFNTISNVPCIILAFIGLVNALRQRFEKRFTVLHISNMILSIGSMLYHATLRRLQQQGDETPMVWEMLLYIYILYSPDWHYRSTMPTFLFLYGVVFAVAHSVIHFDIAFKLHYGLLCFLCIPRMYKYYIYTQDRSAKRLAKLYVITLLLGTLCWLIDRLLCKKITSWYFNPQGHAMWHVLMGFNSYFANTFLMFCRAQQREWNPKVMHFFGIFPYVKIEKPKSQ